The Chroicocephalus ridibundus chromosome 2, bChrRid1.1, whole genome shotgun sequence genome includes a region encoding these proteins:
- the MC5R gene encoding melanocortin receptor 5 isoform X2: protein MLVSVSNAWETITIYLINNRHIIMEDAFVRHIDNVFDSMICISVVASMCSLLAIAVDRYITIFYALRYHNIMTVKRSGLIIACIWTFCTGCGIIFILYYESTYVIICLITMFFTMLFLMVSLYIHMFLLARTHVKKIAALPGYNSVRQRTSMKGAITLTMLLGIFIVCWAPFFLHLILMISCPQNLYCVCFMSHFNMYLILIMCNSVIDPLIYAFRSQEMRKTFKEIICCYNLRMVCGLSNKY, encoded by the coding sequence ATGCTGGTTAGTGTGTCTAATGCTTGGGAGACCATAACAATATACTTAATAAACAACAGACACATAATTATGGAAGATGCCTTTGTCCGTCATATAGACAATGTCTTTGATTCAATGATCTGCATATCTGTGGTGGCTTCCATGTGCAGTTTGCTGGCTATAGCAGTAGACAGGTATATCACTATCTTTTATGCTCTGCGTTATCACAACATCATGACAGTGAAAAGATCGGGGCTTATTATTGCATGTATCTGGACCTTTTGCACAGGCTGTGGCATTATCTTCATTCTTTATTATGAATCAACTTACGTGATCATTTGTCTCATCACTATGTTTTTCACCATGTTGTTCCTCATGGTCTCGCTGTACATCCATATGTTCCTCCTGGCTCGTACTCACGTGAAGAAAATAGCAGCTTTGCCCGGGTACAACTCTGTCCGTCAGAGAACCAGCATGAAAGGAGCCATCACTCTGACTATGCTTCTTGGCATCTTCATTGTTTGCTGGGCTCCATTCTTCCTTCATCTCATCCTGATGATCTCCTGCCCTCAAAACCTCTACTGTGTTTGCTTCATGTCTCACTTCAACATGTACCTCATTCTCATTATGTGCAACTCAGTGATTGATCCCTTGATCTATGCCTTTCGTAGCCAAGAAATGAGGAAGACCTTCAAAGAGATAATTTGTTGCTATAACCTGAGAATGGTTTGTGGGTTATCAAACAAGTATTAA
- the MC5R gene encoding melanocortin receptor 5 isoform X1, whose protein sequence is MNTSSQLYVSELNLSAFGNNFTVPTVKSKSSPCEQVVIAAEVFLTLGIVSLLENILVICAIIKNKNLHSPMYFFVCSLAVADMLVSVSNAWETITIYLINNRHIIMEDAFVRHIDNVFDSMICISVVASMCSLLAIAVDRYITIFYALRYHNIMTVKRSGLIIACIWTFCTGCGIIFILYYESTYVIICLITMFFTMLFLMVSLYIHMFLLARTHVKKIAALPGYNSVRQRTSMKGAITLTMLLGIFIVCWAPFFLHLILMISCPQNLYCVCFMSHFNMYLILIMCNSVIDPLIYAFRSQEMRKTFKEIICCYNLRMVCGLSNKY, encoded by the coding sequence ATGAACACGTCCTCTCAACTGTATGTTTCTGAACTAAACCTGAGTGCCTTTGGCAACAATTTTACTGTGCCTACTGTCAAGAGCAAGTCATCGCCATGTGAGCAAGTGGTCATTGCAGCTGAGGTGTTCCTAACTCTGGGCATTGTAAGCCTCCTTGAAAATATCTTAGTTATATGTGCAATAATTAAGAACAAGAACTTGCATTCAcccatgtatttttttgtttgcagtttagCAGTGGCTGACATGCTGGTTAGTGTGTCTAATGCTTGGGAGACCATAACAATATACTTAATAAACAACAGACACATAATTATGGAAGATGCCTTTGTCCGTCATATAGACAATGTCTTTGATTCAATGATCTGCATATCTGTGGTGGCTTCCATGTGCAGTTTGCTGGCTATAGCAGTAGACAGGTATATCACTATCTTTTATGCTCTGCGTTATCACAACATCATGACAGTGAAAAGATCGGGGCTTATTATTGCATGTATCTGGACCTTTTGCACAGGCTGTGGCATTATCTTCATTCTTTATTATGAATCAACTTACGTGATCATTTGTCTCATCACTATGTTTTTCACCATGTTGTTCCTCATGGTCTCGCTGTACATCCATATGTTCCTCCTGGCTCGTACTCACGTGAAGAAAATAGCAGCTTTGCCCGGGTACAACTCTGTCCGTCAGAGAACCAGCATGAAAGGAGCCATCACTCTGACTATGCTTCTTGGCATCTTCATTGTTTGCTGGGCTCCATTCTTCCTTCATCTCATCCTGATGATCTCCTGCCCTCAAAACCTCTACTGTGTTTGCTTCATGTCTCACTTCAACATGTACCTCATTCTCATTATGTGCAACTCAGTGATTGATCCCTTGATCTATGCCTTTCGTAGCCAAGAAATGAGGAAGACCTTCAAAGAGATAATTTGTTGCTATAACCTGAGAATGGTTTGTGGGTTATCAAACAAGTATTAA